A window of the Gemmatirosa kalamazoonensis genome harbors these coding sequences:
- a CDS encoding MGH1-like glycoside hydrolase domain-containing protein has product MQHAEQQRLDADARRAENWKRWGPYLAERQWGTVREDYSEYGNCWDYFSHDHARSRAYRWGEDGLLGITDRECRLCFALALWNGRDPILKERLFGLTGPEGNHGEDVKEHYFYLDSTPTHSYMKALYKYPQAEFPYARLVEENRRRGKLDRELELADTGVFDDGRYFDVLAEYAKASPDDVLIRISVTNHGPEAAELHLLPTLWFRNTWSWGRASGERPRLRQAGDARVVAEHGTLGRFALDVQEAPHAPALLFTENETNAARLYGVPSASPHVKDAFHARVIHGDVDAVSDAGAGTKAAAWYRLVVAAGETIVVKLRLAPEDAPRAGSLGAEFDAVFERRVAEADDFYGERVPGPLSDDERRVARQAYAGLLWSKQFYHYAVNEWIEGDPAHPAPPPQRLGGRNAEWKHLYNADIISMPDKWEYPWYAAWDLAFHTIALARVDPEFAKGQLVLLLREWYMHPNGQIPAYEFAFGDVNPPVHAWAAWRVYKMTGRRGTRDRVFLARVFQKLLLNFTWWVNRKDLEGHNLFAGGFLGLDNIGVFDRSQPLPTGGHLEQADGTAWMAFYCATMLSMALELASEDPAYEDVASKFFEHFVAITDAMNTLGGAGLWDDADGFYYDQLHVNGTREPLRVRSMVGLVPLFACEILEQDVIDRLPGFAKRMRWFLENRPELARYASYMTAAGEDGHAHRLLAIPSRERLESVLRYLLDESEFLSPYGVRSLSRVHAERPYVFHHGAQQFRVDYDPGEGTSGLFGGNSNWRGPIWFPMNYLLIEALERYAHFYGDALRAECPAGSGRMLPLDDVARELSARLVRLFVRDEHGRRPAHADDRLLARDPASQDLVLFHEHFHGDTGRGLGASHQTGWTALVVRCLENLAHGRRAPTAHGHAHEHTGTWARVG; this is encoded by the coding sequence GTGCAGCACGCCGAACAGCAGCGCCTCGACGCGGACGCCCGCCGAGCGGAGAACTGGAAGCGGTGGGGTCCATATCTCGCGGAGCGGCAGTGGGGCACCGTGCGCGAGGACTACTCGGAGTACGGCAACTGCTGGGACTACTTCTCGCACGACCACGCGCGGAGCCGCGCGTACCGGTGGGGCGAGGACGGCCTGCTCGGCATCACCGACCGCGAGTGCCGGCTGTGCTTCGCGCTCGCGCTGTGGAACGGCCGCGATCCGATCCTGAAGGAGCGGCTGTTCGGCCTAACGGGTCCCGAGGGCAATCACGGCGAGGACGTGAAGGAGCACTACTTCTACCTCGACTCCACGCCGACGCACTCGTACATGAAGGCGCTGTACAAGTACCCGCAGGCGGAGTTCCCGTACGCGCGGCTCGTCGAGGAGAACCGCCGGCGCGGCAAGCTCGATCGCGAGCTGGAGCTCGCCGACACCGGCGTGTTCGACGACGGCCGCTACTTCGACGTGCTCGCGGAGTACGCGAAGGCGTCGCCCGACGACGTGCTGATCCGGATCTCGGTGACGAACCACGGCCCCGAGGCGGCGGAGCTGCACCTGCTGCCCACGCTGTGGTTCCGCAACACGTGGAGCTGGGGGCGCGCGTCCGGCGAGCGTCCGCGTCTGCGTCAGGCGGGAGATGCTCGCGTGGTGGCCGAGCACGGGACGTTAGGCCGCTTCGCGCTCGACGTGCAGGAGGCGCCGCACGCGCCTGCGCTGCTGTTCACGGAGAACGAGACGAACGCCGCGCGCCTGTACGGCGTGCCGAGCGCGAGCCCGCACGTGAAGGACGCGTTCCACGCGCGCGTGATCCACGGCGACGTCGATGCGGTGAGCGACGCGGGGGCCGGCACGAAGGCGGCCGCGTGGTACCGGCTCGTCGTCGCCGCCGGCGAGACGATCGTCGTGAAGCTGCGCCTCGCCCCCGAGGACGCGCCGCGCGCCGGATCGTTAGGCGCCGAGTTCGACGCCGTGTTCGAGCGGCGCGTGGCGGAGGCGGACGACTTCTACGGCGAGCGCGTTCCGGGCCCGCTGTCGGACGACGAGCGGCGTGTGGCGCGGCAGGCGTACGCCGGCCTGCTCTGGTCGAAGCAGTTCTACCACTACGCCGTGAACGAGTGGATCGAGGGCGACCCCGCGCATCCGGCGCCCCCGCCGCAGCGGCTCGGCGGGCGCAACGCGGAGTGGAAGCACCTGTACAACGCGGACATCATCTCGATGCCCGACAAGTGGGAGTATCCCTGGTACGCGGCGTGGGATCTCGCGTTCCACACGATCGCGCTCGCGCGCGTGGACCCCGAGTTCGCGAAGGGGCAGCTCGTGCTGCTACTGCGCGAGTGGTACATGCACCCGAACGGGCAGATCCCGGCGTACGAGTTCGCGTTCGGCGACGTGAACCCGCCGGTGCACGCGTGGGCCGCGTGGCGCGTGTACAAGATGACCGGCCGCCGCGGCACGCGCGATCGCGTGTTCCTCGCGCGCGTGTTCCAGAAGCTGCTGCTCAACTTCACGTGGTGGGTGAACCGCAAGGATCTCGAGGGGCACAACCTGTTCGCCGGCGGGTTCCTCGGCCTCGACAACATCGGCGTGTTCGACCGCTCGCAGCCGCTGCCGACGGGTGGGCACCTGGAGCAGGCCGACGGCACGGCGTGGATGGCGTTCTACTGCGCGACGATGCTGTCGATGGCGCTCGAGCTGGCGAGCGAGGATCCGGCGTACGAGGACGTGGCGTCGAAGTTCTTCGAGCACTTCGTGGCGATCACCGACGCGATGAACACGCTCGGCGGCGCGGGGCTGTGGGACGACGCCGACGGCTTCTACTACGACCAGCTGCACGTGAACGGGACGCGCGAGCCGCTGCGCGTGCGCTCGATGGTGGGGCTGGTGCCGCTGTTCGCGTGCGAGATCCTGGAGCAGGACGTCATCGACCGGCTGCCGGGGTTCGCGAAGCGCATGCGGTGGTTCCTCGAGAACCGCCCCGAGCTCGCGCGCTACGCGTCGTACATGACGGCCGCCGGCGAGGACGGCCACGCGCACCGGCTGCTCGCCATCCCGTCGCGCGAGCGGCTGGAGAGCGTGCTGCGCTATCTGCTCGACGAGAGCGAGTTCCTGTCGCCGTACGGCGTGCGCTCGCTGTCACGCGTGCACGCGGAGCGGCCGTACGTGTTCCATCACGGGGCGCAGCAGTTCCGCGTCGACTACGATCCGGGCGAGGGGACGAGCGGCCTGTTCGGCGGCAACTCCAACTGGCGCGGCCCGATCTGGTTTCCGATGAACTACCTGCTGATCGAGGCGCTGGAGCGGTACGCGCACTTCTACGGCGACGCGCTGCGCGCGGAGTGTCCCGCCGGCTCGGGGCGCATGCTGCCGCTCGACGACGTGGCGCGCGAGCTGTCCGCGCGGCTGGTGCGGCTGTTCGTGCGCGACGAGCACGGGCGGCGACCGGCGCACGCGGACGACCGTCTGCTCGCGCGCGACCCCGCATCGCAGGATCTCGTGCTGTTCCACGAGCACTTCCACGGCGACACCGGGCGCGGGCTCGGCGCGAGCCACCAGACGGGGTGGACCGCGCTCGTGGTGCGCTGCCTGGAGAACCTCGCGCACGGCCGCCGCGCGCCCACCGCGCACGGGCACGCGCACGAGCACACCGGCACGTGGGCGAGGGTCGGATGA